From a region of the Sandaracinaceae bacterium genome:
- a CDS encoding undecaprenyl diphosphate synthase family protein, with amino-acid sequence MTASPVRHLAIIPDGNRRWARAQGLSAQDGHRAGIAAIDAALRAAFDSGAECVTFWWGSPANLQKRDPEEVRGILSALSDWLTGAAPALLREYEARFSAYGRIDELCPSLAGPLAVARAAAGTGPRRVVLLMAYDGRDEIRAAVARLTRGEVQALEDGLWTADLPDVDLLIRSGDSAHLSAGFMIWRISEARLCFVPELWPAVGPDQVRALMASAGTSARRYGA; translated from the coding sequence GTGACCGCGAGTCCCGTCCGCCATCTGGCGATAATCCCTGATGGCAACCGGCGTTGGGCGCGTGCGCAGGGCCTGTCCGCGCAAGACGGGCATCGCGCTGGCATCGCCGCCATCGACGCGGCGCTGCGTGCCGCCTTCGACAGCGGTGCCGAGTGCGTGACGTTCTGGTGGGGTTCACCGGCCAACCTGCAGAAGCGAGACCCCGAGGAGGTGCGCGGCATCCTTTCGGCCCTGAGCGACTGGCTCACCGGAGCCGCCCCCGCGCTTCTGCGCGAGTACGAAGCACGCTTCTCGGCCTACGGCCGCATCGACGAGCTGTGTCCCTCGCTGGCCGGCCCGCTCGCCGTCGCCCGCGCCGCCGCCGGCACGGGCCCGCGCCGGGTGGTGCTCTTGATGGCGTACGACGGCCGAGACGAGATCCGGGCCGCCGTCGCGAGGCTCACCCGTGGCGAAGTGCAGGCGCTCGAGGACGGGCTCTGGACCGCGGACTTGCCCGACGTGGACCTGCTCATCCGCTCGGGCGACTCGGCGCACCTGAGCGCGGGCTTCATGATCTGGCGCATCTCGGAGGCGAGGCTCTGCTTCGTGCCGGAGTTGTGGCCCGCCGTCGGCCCGGACCAAGTGCGAGCGCTGATGGCCTCCGCCGGAACCAGCGCCCGGCGCTACGGAGCGTGA
- a CDS encoding radical SAM protein has product MDEQLGAAPVDLVDPLTPFVGPMKTELGNRVRAFVEAPGGADVGWRFVPGGLDLRIAMEGGAVQLELRQPASERAGAWRAEGGSVRVRRAWSDAGLQRAPALRRVVAGLLKRHESGTLGLAQLFDVVNRVRPFADVHDRTYRSLEPNTVGRAAILRLGFRCNQDCTFCWQGRDWPSPPEELYWTWLDEIGTIGVDMLTITGEPTLFRRLPELVERAHKIHGLRVSMQTNAIKFAKAEFAERLADAGLEVLLVSLHSADPKVSDSMTRAPGTHVRTIAGVHAALRAGLKVAFNCLVERDNVLQLPELAEYVATEFAAPFPRQVPVVNFSQAGGYHDTERLGSSFVSLDDVRDPLVRATRRLRAAGVSVENFGSCGFPSCVFHDQPDLLPDARRELGAHHMAARTTNTDLCRTCNRVGTCVGVRRNYLERFGEAGLRPFV; this is encoded by the coding sequence ATGGATGAGCAATTAGGGGCTGCACCCGTGGACTTGGTCGACCCCCTCACTCCCTTCGTCGGCCCCATGAAGACCGAGCTCGGCAACAGAGTCCGGGCCTTCGTCGAGGCACCCGGCGGTGCGGACGTCGGCTGGCGGTTCGTGCCCGGAGGTCTCGACCTGCGCATCGCCATGGAGGGTGGCGCCGTCCAGCTCGAACTACGACAGCCTGCCTCGGAGCGGGCCGGAGCATGGCGCGCGGAAGGTGGGTCCGTGCGTGTCCGGCGCGCGTGGTCCGACGCCGGACTGCAGCGCGCGCCCGCGCTGCGACGCGTCGTCGCCGGGCTCCTGAAGCGGCATGAATCCGGCACTCTCGGACTGGCGCAGTTGTTCGACGTCGTGAACCGCGTGCGGCCCTTCGCCGACGTCCACGACCGCACCTATCGGAGCCTCGAGCCCAACACCGTAGGTCGCGCGGCCATCTTGCGCCTCGGGTTTCGCTGCAACCAAGACTGCACGTTCTGCTGGCAGGGTCGCGACTGGCCGTCCCCACCGGAGGAACTGTACTGGACCTGGCTGGACGAGATCGGAACCATCGGCGTCGACATGCTGACGATCACGGGGGAGCCCACGCTCTTTCGGCGCCTCCCCGAGCTGGTCGAGCGAGCGCACAAGATCCACGGCTTGCGTGTCTCCATGCAGACCAACGCCATCAAGTTCGCAAAGGCCGAGTTCGCCGAGCGCCTGGCGGATGCTGGACTCGAGGTGCTGCTGGTGTCGCTGCACTCCGCGGATCCCAAGGTCTCGGACAGCATGACCCGCGCTCCGGGCACCCACGTCCGGACGATTGCGGGCGTTCACGCCGCCCTGCGTGCGGGCCTCAAGGTGGCGTTCAACTGCCTGGTCGAGCGGGACAACGTGCTTCAGCTGCCGGAGCTGGCGGAGTACGTGGCTACCGAGTTCGCGGCGCCGTTTCCCAGGCAGGTCCCGGTGGTCAACTTCTCTCAGGCGGGCGGCTACCACGACACCGAGCGCTTAGGGAGCTCGTTCGTGTCCCTTGACGACGTGCGCGATCCCCTGGTGCGCGCTACGCGGCGGCTCCGTGCGGCGGGTGTCTCGGTCGAGAACTTCGGCTCGTGCGGGTTTCCGAGCTGCGTCTTCCACGACCAGCCGGATCTGCTGCCTGATGCGCGCCGCGAGCTGGGGGCCCACCACATGGCGGCGCGCACTACCAACACCGACCTGTGTCGCACGTGCAATCGAGTGGGCACATGCGTCGGTGTGCGACGCAATTACCTGGAGCGCTTCGGCGAGGCCGGACTTCGACCATTCGTGTGA
- a CDS encoding radical SAM protein encodes MAAAAQLELNLGHHCNNRCVFCLCGQLTERGLAEPNPVYQMRMELDRAVVEGVRRVTFLGGEPTLQSGFDDLMAYAATLGFEEITIFTNGARTGKRDFIERITSFGPFTWRFSIQGGDEVTHDRNTKRPGSFRRIVHGMAVLQELGQRITVNTCVNGNNVDSLPMYPALLAQYGVVQFHADMVRPHSTGERSEEEVASLVPDYGVVRARMTEMMEGFERLGSGIEVNIGNLPYCVLPEFARIIEHGGEFTWTISGDGGASLRDPLDKYSYQREAHGFLPSCASCLTRPRCKGLPDVMLERGDLALIQPVSLATLRAVSPARRDLRAVVGAYLAQLSGVAEPESSDWALDVLGGDANGVDVNVRTPSGTATFHFGPPPAPRALARSRDFSLVLRMTRATASDTARAFAVLVKRLSKADLGVIEPTLSGAELVESLMLPDDRKRGVLELRHALLRLRRVTNGPNGLRFGKTQSLSEEFGVGIPVHDANGSAGQVRLVLGAGQHTPVHVEFDGCVSQEAQKHIFAAAVAGSVPTHG; translated from the coding sequence ATGGCTGCGGCTGCCCAGCTCGAGCTCAACCTCGGGCATCACTGCAACAACCGGTGCGTGTTCTGCCTCTGCGGACAGCTCACGGAGCGCGGCCTGGCCGAGCCCAACCCAGTTTACCAGATGCGCATGGAGCTCGATCGCGCCGTGGTCGAGGGCGTGCGCCGCGTGACCTTCCTCGGTGGGGAGCCCACGCTCCAGTCGGGCTTCGACGACCTGATGGCCTACGCCGCCACACTTGGCTTCGAAGAGATCACCATCTTCACCAACGGCGCGCGCACGGGCAAGCGCGACTTCATCGAGCGCATCACCAGCTTCGGGCCGTTCACCTGGCGGTTCTCCATCCAAGGTGGCGACGAGGTCACGCACGACCGCAACACCAAGCGACCGGGGTCGTTCAGGCGCATCGTGCACGGCATGGCGGTGCTGCAAGAACTCGGGCAGCGCATCACCGTCAATACATGCGTCAACGGCAACAATGTGGACTCACTGCCCATGTATCCGGCGCTCCTCGCGCAGTACGGCGTGGTGCAGTTCCATGCGGACATGGTCCGGCCCCACAGCACGGGGGAGCGCAGCGAGGAAGAGGTCGCATCGCTGGTTCCGGACTACGGCGTGGTGCGCGCTCGAATGACAGAGATGATGGAGGGCTTCGAGCGGCTCGGCTCCGGCATCGAGGTGAACATCGGGAACCTGCCGTACTGCGTGCTGCCCGAGTTCGCGCGCATCATCGAGCACGGCGGCGAGTTCACGTGGACCATCAGCGGCGACGGTGGAGCCAGCCTGCGGGACCCGTTGGACAAATACAGCTACCAGCGCGAGGCGCATGGCTTCCTGCCGTCGTGCGCGAGCTGCCTCACACGCCCCCGTTGCAAGGGCCTGCCAGACGTCATGCTCGAGCGCGGAGACCTCGCGCTCATCCAGCCGGTGAGCCTCGCCACGCTTCGGGCCGTGTCGCCCGCGCGGCGAGACCTGAGGGCGGTCGTGGGGGCGTACCTCGCCCAGCTCAGCGGCGTGGCCGAGCCTGAGTCGAGCGACTGGGCGCTGGACGTCCTCGGCGGTGACGCGAACGGTGTCGACGTGAACGTACGGACACCTTCGGGGACCGCCACCTTCCATTTCGGGCCGCCCCCCGCGCCTCGGGCGCTCGCTCGCTCGCGGGACTTCTCGCTGGTGCTTCGCATGACCCGGGCCACCGCTTCGGACACCGCGCGTGCCTTCGCTGTGCTGGTGAAGCGCCTCTCGAAGGCGGACCTCGGGGTCATCGAACCCACGCTCTCCGGCGCCGAGCTGGTGGAGTCGCTCATGCTGCCGGACGACCGCAAGCGCGGCGTGCTTGAGCTACGCCATGCACTGCTGCGCCTCCGTCGGGTGACCAACGGGCCGAACGGACTGCGCTTCGGGAAGACCCAGAGCCTCTCGGAGGAGTTCGGTGTCGGGATCCCCGTTCATGACGCGAACGGCAGTGCGGGTCAGGTGCGCTTGGTGCTAGGCGCCGGCCAACACACCCCCGTTCACGTGGAGTTCGATGGCTGCGTGTCGCAGGAGGCGCAGAAGCACATCTTTGCCGCGGCGGTGGCTGGCTCGGTGCCGACGCATGGATGA
- a CDS encoding radical SAM protein has translation MHVQRGCPFPCSFCLVATVSGKQARHPSPERVASEIAELWDAGYRYFYLRAETFTLNRKWALATCEAIRARCPGARWVTATRIDTTDEESLRAMAAAGCYGISFGVETGSEYIGRHIRKVPDAEQTRRVFRACDRLGILSLMYVMVGFLWETRSTLTETSDFVRRVDPDLLTVYFAHPYPGTTYYNEVREAGVLPNPTRAQAEAAFRPEQLERREVERFARTLIASHYTRPRTVIRLATKAGPTLARMLLA, from the coding sequence GTGCACGTGCAGCGTGGCTGCCCATTTCCTTGCTCGTTCTGCCTCGTTGCCACGGTGTCTGGCAAGCAGGCACGCCACCCGAGTCCGGAACGCGTGGCCAGCGAGATCGCGGAGCTCTGGGACGCTGGCTACCGCTACTTCTATCTGCGGGCTGAGACCTTCACGTTGAACCGCAAGTGGGCGCTCGCAACATGTGAGGCCATCCGTGCGCGATGCCCCGGGGCGCGATGGGTGACCGCAACTCGGATCGACACCACCGACGAAGAATCGTTGCGCGCGATGGCCGCGGCGGGCTGCTATGGCATCAGCTTCGGCGTAGAGACCGGGAGCGAGTACATCGGACGCCACATCCGCAAGGTCCCCGACGCAGAGCAAACCAGGCGCGTGTTCAGGGCCTGCGATCGCCTCGGCATCCTCAGCCTGATGTACGTGATGGTCGGATTTCTGTGGGAGACCCGGTCCACACTCACCGAGACGTCAGACTTCGTTCGACGCGTCGATCCCGATCTGCTCACCGTGTACTTCGCGCACCCGTACCCGGGCACGACCTACTACAACGAGGTCCGCGAAGCCGGCGTCCTTCCAAACCCGACACGCGCTCAAGCCGAGGCCGCCTTCCGACCTGAGCAGCTCGAACGGCGGGAGGTCGAGCGCTTCGCACGCACCCTCATAGCGTCGCACTACACTCGGCCACGAACGGTCATCCGGCTGGCTACCAAGGCTGGCCCAACCCTGGCTCGAATGCTCCTCGCGTGA
- the scpA gene encoding methylmalonyl-CoA mutase produces the protein MTSAPSSFDDASRPAGSADAAAWRELAGSAADEVFQTPEGIPVKPLYTAEDVAGLTHLEGMPGIAPFVRGPYPTMYVQQPWTIRQYAGFSTAEQSNAFYRRNLAAGQKGLSIAFDLATHRGYDSDNPRVSGDVGMAGVAIDSIKDMRILFDGIPLDQMSVSMTMNGAVLPILALFIVAGEEQGVPPEKLAGTIQNDILKEFMVRNTYIYPPTPSMRIIADIFRYTSEKMPKFNSISISGYHMQEAGASLDLELGYTLADGLEYLRTGIASGLGVDAFAPRLSFFWAIGMNFFMEIAKLRAARLLWANIVKGFEPKSQKSLALRTHCQTSGWSLTAQDVYNNVARTCIEAMAATQGHTQSLHTNSLDEAIALPTDFSARIARNTQLYLQLESGTTRVIDPWGGSYYVERLTHDIATRAWAHIQEVEALGGMTKAIEKGLPKLRIEEAAARTQARIDSGRQVIVGINKHVLEKEDTLEVLKIQNAAVREAQIARLKELRAERDEVALAARLEALTNAAATGEGNLLELAVAAARQSATVGEISLALEKVYGRHEATIRSIQGVYSSEAGQGGKDAGGMEAVRQRSAKFAEDNGRRPRILVAKMGQDGHDRGQKVIATAFADLGFDVDIGPLFQTPAETARQAVENDVHVVGASSLAAGHLTLVPELKRELAALGRDDIMVVVGGVIPPQDYDELYAAGAAAIFGPGTVISKAALELLDKLDAIVADD, from the coding sequence CTGACTTCAGCACCCTCCTCGTTCGACGACGCCAGCCGTCCCGCAGGCAGCGCCGATGCGGCCGCGTGGCGCGAGCTCGCGGGGAGCGCCGCCGACGAGGTGTTCCAGACGCCCGAGGGCATCCCGGTCAAGCCGCTCTACACGGCCGAAGACGTGGCGGGCCTGACCCACCTCGAGGGCATGCCGGGCATCGCCCCCTTCGTGCGCGGGCCCTACCCCACCATGTACGTCCAGCAGCCCTGGACCATCCGCCAATACGCGGGCTTCTCCACGGCCGAGCAGAGCAACGCCTTCTACCGCCGCAACCTCGCGGCCGGCCAGAAGGGCCTCAGCATCGCGTTCGATCTCGCCACCCACCGTGGCTACGACTCGGACAACCCGCGCGTCTCGGGCGACGTGGGCATGGCCGGCGTGGCCATCGACTCCATCAAGGACATGCGCATCCTGTTCGACGGCATCCCGCTCGATCAGATGAGCGTGTCCATGACCATGAACGGCGCGGTGCTGCCCATCCTCGCGCTCTTCATCGTGGCCGGTGAAGAACAGGGCGTGCCCCCCGAGAAGCTGGCCGGGACCATCCAGAACGACATCCTCAAGGAGTTCATGGTCCGCAACACGTACATCTACCCGCCCACGCCCAGCATGCGGATCATCGCGGACATCTTCCGCTACACGTCCGAGAAGATGCCCAAGTTCAACAGCATCAGCATCTCGGGCTACCACATGCAGGAGGCCGGCGCGTCGCTCGACCTGGAGCTCGGGTACACGCTGGCGGACGGGCTCGAGTACCTGCGCACGGGCATCGCCTCGGGCCTCGGGGTGGACGCATTCGCGCCGCGCCTGTCGTTCTTCTGGGCCATCGGCATGAACTTCTTCATGGAGATCGCCAAGCTGCGGGCCGCGCGCCTGCTCTGGGCCAACATCGTGAAGGGCTTCGAACCCAAGAGCCAGAAGAGCCTCGCGCTGCGCACCCACTGCCAGACCTCCGGCTGGAGCCTCACCGCGCAGGACGTCTACAACAACGTGGCGCGCACCTGCATCGAGGCCATGGCCGCCACGCAGGGCCACACGCAGTCGCTGCACACCAACTCGTTGGATGAAGCCATCGCGCTGCCCACGGACTTCAGCGCCCGAATCGCGCGCAACACGCAGCTGTATCTGCAGCTCGAGAGCGGCACCACGCGCGTCATCGACCCGTGGGGCGGCAGCTACTACGTGGAGCGCCTCACGCACGACATCGCCACGCGCGCCTGGGCACACATCCAGGAGGTGGAGGCGCTGGGTGGCATGACGAAGGCCATCGAGAAGGGCCTGCCCAAGCTGCGCATCGAGGAGGCCGCCGCGCGCACGCAGGCGCGCATCGACTCGGGGCGGCAGGTCATCGTGGGCATCAACAAGCACGTGCTCGAGAAGGAGGACACCCTCGAGGTCCTCAAGATCCAGAACGCTGCGGTGCGCGAGGCACAGATCGCGCGCTTGAAGGAGCTGCGCGCCGAGCGAGACGAGGTGGCGCTGGCCGCTCGGCTCGAGGCGCTCACCAACGCGGCGGCCACGGGCGAGGGCAACCTGCTGGAGCTGGCGGTCGCCGCCGCGCGGCAGAGCGCCACGGTGGGCGAAATCAGCCTCGCGCTGGAGAAGGTCTACGGCCGCCACGAGGCCACCATCCGGAGCATCCAGGGCGTGTACAGCAGCGAAGCGGGCCAAGGCGGCAAGGACGCGGGGGGGATGGAGGCGGTGCGTCAGCGCAGCGCCAAGTTCGCCGAAGACAACGGCCGGCGGCCGCGCATCCTGGTGGCCAAGATGGGCCAGGACGGGCACGACCGCGGGCAGAAGGTCATCGCCACCGCGTTCGCGGACCTGGGCTTCGACGTGGACATCGGACCGCTGTTCCAGACGCCGGCCGAGACCGCGCGCCAGGCCGTGGAGAACGACGTGCACGTGGTGGGCGCGAGCTCGCTGGCCGCCGGTCACCTCACGCTGGTGCCGGAGCTCAAGCGCGAGCTGGCGGCCCTCGGGCGCGACGACATCATGGTGGTGGTGGGCGGCGTCATCCCGCCGCAGGACTACGACGAGCTCTACGCGGCGGGCGCGGCAGCCATCTTCGGGCCGGGCACCGTGATCTCCAAGGCCGCTCTCGAGCTGCTGGACAAGCTCGACGCCATCGTGGCGGACGACTGA
- a CDS encoding glycosyltransferase family 2 protein: MYGRFRVGVVYPAYNAVRTLEEVVSSIPENLVDAQLLVDDASQDGTVALAAQLGIPMLVHPQNRGYGANQKTCYAAILDLKPTVDIIVMLHPDAQYPAYLLPALIAPIADGTCDLTLGSRFADLDPRHGGMPTYKYYANRLLTLGQNAVLRTQLTEFHTGYRVFSRHVLESLPLHRNSNDFKFDVEVLTQCVDRGYRIGEVASPARYFRGASSVGPWASIKYGLGVVETTAAYWAHRRGIRCDDRFGGCSN; the protein is encoded by the coding sequence ATGTATGGCAGGTTTCGGGTAGGCGTGGTTTACCCCGCGTACAACGCCGTGCGCACCCTCGAAGAAGTCGTTAGCTCGATCCCCGAAAACCTCGTGGACGCCCAGCTTCTCGTTGACGACGCCAGCCAAGACGGGACCGTGGCTCTCGCTGCGCAGCTCGGGATCCCCATGCTCGTGCACCCACAGAATCGCGGCTATGGGGCGAATCAGAAGACCTGCTACGCCGCGATACTCGACCTGAAGCCGACGGTGGACATCATCGTGATGTTGCACCCCGACGCACAGTATCCTGCGTACCTTCTGCCCGCGCTCATCGCTCCCATTGCGGATGGGACGTGCGACCTCACTCTGGGATCACGATTCGCTGACCTCGATCCGCGACACGGTGGAATGCCAACGTACAAGTACTACGCGAACCGCCTGCTCACGCTCGGACAGAACGCTGTGCTCCGCACCCAACTAACGGAGTTCCACACCGGATATCGCGTCTTCTCCAGACACGTACTCGAGTCCCTGCCCCTGCATCGCAACAGCAACGACTTCAAGTTCGACGTGGAGGTACTGACGCAGTGCGTGGACCGCGGGTACCGCATTGGTGAAGTGGCTTCACCCGCACGCTATTTTCGAGGCGCTTCGTCGGTGGGACCGTGGGCCAGCATCAAGTACGGTCTGGGCGTCGTCGAAACGACCGCAGCGTATTGGGCCCACCGCCGCGGAATCCGGTGCGACGATCGCTTCGGGGGGTGTTCGAACTGA
- a CDS encoding radical SAM protein translates to MDQHSPSAPRTSESSENDLAKRLWHHGFRRWLEVNPRWTMGRPFTAHRRVYFPVTDATRSFQIVVEDATLASQSEFRGRHLALRAQGELPSPRVVNELGQIVMRLDAKGLSFPAGGTDAKRVELFISSACNLQCYFCIESERINSRSFMPWETIEKHLRENAARGVQLIQFMGGEATIHPRFVDALRLCRELGMRTFVITNLLRWARMDFAEEVKGLLDEVMISLHAFGDERGTHITGHSSWWRLFNTAFDNFLEHRGEERVRIATVMSRSNVDDLEKMAALLVRARPERWIMGNAVPIDGTRIPSEDEALRLSELRELQPKFIALSQSVRAHGCRLIFFCFPHCVLGESLWDDTHDDVLDDQDLSDNAAGEREDVNFWSRAEYHEAPKPVTLGRMRPESCSGCERRSRCGGHFSDYFRKFGTSEIVPVRTLS, encoded by the coding sequence ATGGACCAGCACAGCCCCTCTGCCCCGCGCACCTCGGAATCGAGCGAAAACGACCTCGCGAAACGGTTGTGGCACCACGGCTTTCGTAGGTGGCTGGAGGTCAACCCACGATGGACGATGGGTCGTCCCTTCACCGCTCATCGGCGGGTCTACTTCCCAGTGACCGACGCCACCCGAAGCTTCCAGATTGTCGTCGAGGACGCGACCTTGGCCAGCCAGTCCGAGTTTCGGGGCCGGCACCTGGCCCTGCGCGCGCAAGGCGAGTTGCCCTCGCCCCGCGTCGTGAACGAGCTCGGCCAAATCGTGATGCGCCTCGACGCCAAAGGCCTCTCGTTTCCTGCAGGCGGGACGGACGCGAAGCGCGTCGAACTCTTCATCAGCAGCGCCTGCAACCTGCAGTGTTACTTCTGCATCGAGTCCGAGCGAATCAACAGCCGCTCATTCATGCCCTGGGAGACCATTGAGAAGCACCTGAGGGAAAACGCTGCGCGGGGCGTCCAGCTGATTCAGTTCATGGGCGGTGAGGCGACCATCCACCCTCGCTTCGTCGACGCCCTGCGTCTCTGCCGTGAGTTGGGCATGCGAACGTTCGTGATTACGAACCTGCTGCGCTGGGCCCGCATGGATTTCGCGGAGGAGGTCAAGGGTCTCCTGGACGAGGTCATGATCAGCCTCCACGCATTCGGCGACGAACGCGGCACCCACATCACGGGACACTCGTCGTGGTGGCGACTCTTCAACACGGCGTTCGACAACTTTCTCGAGCACCGCGGAGAGGAGCGCGTGCGAATCGCTACCGTGATGTCGCGGAGCAACGTGGATGACCTCGAGAAGATGGCGGCTCTCTTGGTGCGTGCGCGTCCCGAGCGCTGGATCATGGGCAACGCGGTGCCCATCGACGGCACCCGGATTCCCAGCGAGGACGAGGCACTGCGGCTCTCCGAGCTACGGGAACTCCAACCTAAATTCATAGCATTGAGCCAGTCTGTCCGCGCCCACGGATGTCGTCTCATCTTCTTCTGTTTTCCCCATTGTGTGCTCGGCGAATCCCTTTGGGACGACACTCACGACGATGTGCTCGATGACCAGGATCTCTCAGACAACGCTGCCGGCGAGCGCGAGGACGTCAACTTCTGGTCGCGAGCCGAATACCACGAGGCTCCCAAGCCCGTGACGCTGGGACGCATGCGGCCCGAGAGCTGCTCGGGGTGCGAGCGGCGGAGCCGCTGCGGTGGCCACTTCTCCGACTACTTTCGTAAGTTCGGCACATCCGAAATCGTCCCTGTGAGGACGCTGTCATGA
- the meaB gene encoding methylmalonyl Co-A mutase-associated GTPase MeaB yields the protein MATRKRLSLEEYVEGFRARDRAVLARAITLVESDAERHVAQAQEVLTALLPLTGGARRVGISGVPGVGKSTFIDAFGTLLTQQGMTVAVLAIDPSSSVSGGSILGDKTRMAKLSRDDRAFIRPSPTSGTLGGVNRKTRETMLLCEAFGFDVVLIETVGVGQSETVVADMVDFYLVLMLAGAGDELQGIKRGILEVADMLAINKADGDNEVYAKRARSEYEMALHLMRGHGGSWHPPVLTCSALLNVGLAELWAKIEEHREKLTATGELAARREKQLVHWMWNMIEERLLAELHGAPGVRTLLPQLESDLRAGRVTATSAATTVLNAFEHTRR from the coding sequence GTGGCCACCCGCAAGCGCCTGAGCCTCGAAGAGTACGTGGAGGGCTTCCGCGCGCGCGACCGCGCCGTGCTCGCGCGCGCCATCACGCTGGTGGAGAGCGACGCAGAGCGGCACGTGGCCCAGGCTCAAGAGGTGCTCACCGCGCTCCTGCCGCTCACCGGCGGCGCGCGGCGCGTGGGCATCAGCGGCGTGCCCGGCGTGGGCAAGAGCACGTTCATCGACGCCTTCGGCACGCTGCTCACCCAGCAGGGCATGACGGTGGCCGTGCTGGCCATCGACCCCAGCAGCAGCGTCTCGGGCGGCAGCATCCTGGGCGACAAGACGCGCATGGCGAAGCTCTCGCGGGACGACCGGGCGTTCATCCGTCCGTCTCCCACCAGCGGCACCCTTGGCGGCGTGAACCGCAAGACGCGCGAGACCATGCTGCTGTGCGAGGCCTTCGGCTTCGACGTGGTGCTCATCGAGACCGTGGGCGTGGGCCAGAGCGAGACGGTGGTCGCCGACATGGTGGACTTCTACCTGGTGCTCATGCTGGCGGGCGCCGGCGACGAGCTGCAGGGCATCAAGCGCGGCATCCTCGAAGTGGCGGACATGCTGGCCATCAACAAGGCCGACGGCGACAACGAGGTCTACGCCAAGCGCGCGCGCAGCGAGTACGAGATGGCGCTGCACTTGATGCGCGGGCACGGCGGCTCGTGGCACCCGCCGGTGCTCACCTGCAGCGCGCTGCTGAACGTGGGCCTCGCCGAGCTGTGGGCCAAGATCGAAGAGCACCGCGAGAAGCTCACCGCCACCGGCGAGCTCGCCGCCCGCCGCGAGAAGCAGCTGGTCCACTGGATGTGGAACATGATCGAGGAGCGCCTGCTCGCCGAGCTGCACGGAGCGCCCGGCGTGCGCACGCTGCTGCCCCAGCTGGAGAGCGACCTCCGCGCCGGGCGGGTCACCGCCACGAGCGCAGCCACCACGGTGCTGAACGCGTTCGAACACACTCGGCGGTAA